The Oncorhynchus clarkii lewisi isolate Uvic-CL-2024 chromosome 29, UVic_Ocla_1.0, whole genome shotgun sequence genome contains a region encoding:
- the LOC139388429 gene encoding M-phase inducer phosphatase 1-B-like yields the protein MDGYSLSMPGPHSPDYHASPMSELANCFTGLRAFHTGDTPRRCLDLSNLSTGSVDDAAAQGSPHKDKPTSPVALDSPAPSRMKTLQSFLPRLLCSSPKLHPSERPFSNKENVAPGQRAQGKPECLLPAPDSQLQGDGEPCALGSPIFPAPPSRTQHSPGDADGFMEILEQEADEGSIAVAMSCSMAQLLSEPLMNQEVDLSSVSVCRQGGRRLFRSPSMPERLARPLKRTSTSPSPANPRPLKRHCTFSAVSEEVGQGEGDQGAGINNDRKHHLHKRTHSLCDVEQHLGGDGINAELIGDFSKVHALPTVTGRHQGLKYITVDTMSALLERKFSCLVESFVVVDCRYPYEYQGGHIKGALSLPNTDKAVDQLLSQRLKAHSPDKRLVLVLHCEFSSERAPRTCHLLRRVDRSMNEYPALHYPELYVLKGGYRDFYHSHQEHCEPQAYCPMHHEDHREELLRCRTHSRALAEERRRRHHIHTLVKL from the exons ATGGATGGTTACAGTTTATCTATGCCTGGCCCTCACTCACCGGACTACCATGCCTCCCCAATGTCAGAACTCGCCAACTGCTTTACGGGACTCCGCGCCTTTCACACAGG TGACACTCCTCGGAGATGTCTGGACCTGTCCAACCTCAGCACTGGGAGTGTAGACGATGCTGCTGCACAGGGATCACCACACAAAG ACAAGCCTACTTCTCCAGTGGCCTTGGACTCTCCTGCACCAAG TCGCATGAAGACGTTGCAGTCCTTCCTG CCCAGATTGCTGTGTAGCAGTCCAAAGCTTCACCCCAGTGAACGTCCATTCAGTAACAAGGAGAAT gTGGCCCCAGGGCAGAGAGCGCAGGGCAAGCCAGAGTGTTTGCTGCCTGCTCCAGACTCCCAGCTCCAAGGTGACGGTGAGCCCTGTGCCCTGGGGAGCCCCATCTTCCCTGCACCTCCCTCCCGAACCCAGCACTCCCCAGGGGATGCAGATGGATTCATGGAAATCCTGGAGCAGGAAGCTGATGAG GGTTCTATTGCTGTTGCCATGTCATGTAGCATGGCACAGTTGCTGTCTGAACCCCTCATGAACCAGGAAGTTGATCTCTCCTCT GTTTCAGTGTGTCGCCAGGGGGGACGCCGTCTCTTCCGATCCCCTTCCATGCCAGAGCGGTTGGCACGTCCACTGAAACgcacctccacctccccctccccagcCAACCCCCGGCCACTCAAACGACACTGCACCTTCTCCGCCGTCTCAGAGGAGGTgggccagggagagggagaccaAGGGGCTGGAATCAACAATGATAGGAAG CACCACCTGCATAAGAGGACCCACTCTTTGTGTGATGTGGAGCAGCATCTGGGTGGGGATGGGATCAATGCAGAACTCATTGGAGACTTCAGCAAG GTGCATGCCCTACCCACTGTGACAGGGAGACATCAAGGCTTGAAGTACATCACGGTTGACACA ATGAGTGCTCTTCTGGAAAGGAAGTTCAGCTGTTTGGTTGAGTCTTTTGTTGTGGTGGACTGCCGCTACCCATATGAGTATCAGGGAGGACACATTAAG GGGGCGCTGAGCCTTCCCAACACAGACAAGGCAGTGGATCAATTGCTATCCCAGAGGCTAAAAGCCCACTCTCCTGATAAGAGGCTTGTGCTAGTGCTGCACTGTGAATTCTCCTCTGAAAGAGCACCCAGAAC GTGTCACCTCCTGCGGAGGGTGGACCGCAGTATGAACGAGTACCCAGCCCTGCACTACCCTGAGCTCTATGTCCTCAAGGGTGGCTACAGAGACTTCTACCACTCTCACCAG gAGCACTGTGAGCCCCAGGCCTACTGCCCCATGCACCACGAGGACCACAGAGAGGAGCTTCTGCGGTGCCGCACACACAGCAGAGCCTTGGCCGAGGAGCGCCGCAGACGCCACCACATTCATACTCTCGTCAAACTCTGA
- the LOC139388206 gene encoding GDNF family receptor alpha-4-like — MPCMMIVLGILMNVLSHGSVLSGSIDCQEAERGCVQDQDCTAVYRVLEYCAAEEAVSPLGPDARGECLEAQSALQQYRPLQACKCQRGSRREELCLRVYWTVRFAVYNEYEVSPYEDLEVEFVRHIEMSRMASIMAASSFPLDGQNQCLKAAQDCGLYEKCGSLRSEYVVACTKRALGSDGSCNRQKCHRALRRFLERVPEEYSFALLFCPCSDALCGERRRKTIVPSCSYEERDSKPNCLSLQGYCARDELCRSRLADFQHNCQPSSHSPSGCMRESGAVCLKAYAGLIGTIMTPNYANNLSMDVSQWCTCEGSGNQWQDCLRIMNMFHRNVCLRNAISYLGGSSPRPVESTTLPPRHHASATPSPHIFQDKDKINVNVNILSERNSVEDSEEEEVEEESQEFNVIPLYSEKEKSSVGSGTRGGRRGAASQTAPMLPLLLPAAMLGWWCPV; from the exons ATGCCGTGCATGATGATTGTCCTTGGAATACTTATGAATGTCCTCAGTCATG GCAGCGTGCTGTCAGGCTCCATAGACTGTCAGGAGGCTGAGCGAGGCTGTGTACAGGATCAGGACTGTACAGCAGTGTACAGGGTGCTGGAGTACTGTGCTGCTGAGGAGGCCGTGTCGCCCCTGGGCCCAGACGCCCGGGGAGAGTGTCTGGAGGCCCAGAGCGCCCTGCAGCAGTACCGCCCCCTCCAGGCCTGCAAGTGCCAGCGCGGCTCCCGCCGGGAGGAGCTGTGCCTCAGGGTCTACTGGACCGTCAGATTTGCTG TGTATAATGAGTACGAGGTGTCTCCGTATGAAGATCTGGAGGTGGAGTTTGTGAGGCACATAGAGATGTCACGCATGGCCTCCATCATGGCAG cctcctcttttcctctggaTGGGCAGAACCAGTGTCTGAAAGCAGCCCAGGACTGTGGTCTGTATGAGAAGTGTGGTTCTCTGAGGTCGGAGTATGTTGTAGCCTGCACCAAGCGGGCTCTGGGCTCCGACGGCAGCTGTAACAGACAGAAGTGCCACCGGGCACTGCGACGCTTCCTGGAGCGGGTACCAGAGGAGTACAGCTTCGCCCTGCTATTCTGTCCCTGCTCTGATGCCCTCTGTGGGGAGCGCCGGCGGAAGACCATCGTACCGTCGTGTTCctatgaggagagagacagcaaacCCAACTGCCTCAGCCTGCAGGGCTACTGTGCCAGGGATGAGCTGTGTAG aTCTCGTCTGGCTGATTTCCAGCACAACTGCCAGCCCTCGTCACATTCTCCCTCTGGCTGCATGAGAGAGAGTGGAGCCGTCTGCCTTAAGGCCTACGCCGGGCTCATAG GCACCATCATGACCCCCAACTATGCCAACAATCTCAGTATGGACGTGTCCCAGTGGTGCACCTGTGAGGGAAGTGGGAACCAATGGCAGGACTGTCTGCGCATCATGAACATGTTCCACAGAAACGTCTGTCTGC GTAATGCTATCAGTTATTTAGGAGGCTCTTCCCCTCGCCCTGTGGAGAGCACCACCCTGCCCCCTCGTCACCACGCATCAGCCACCCCCTCTCCACACATCTTTCAGGACAAGGACAAGATCAATGTCAACGTCAACATTTTATCAGAACGCAACAGT GTGGAGGACAgcgaggaagaggaggtagaggaggaaagcCAGGAATTCAATgttatcccactgtattctgagAAGGAGAAGTCTAGTGTGGGCTCCGGGACCCGAGGAGGCCGTAGAGGAGCGGCAAGCCAGACAGCACCCATGCTGCCCCTGCTGCTGCCTGCTGCTATGCTGGGCTGGTGGTGTCCGGTATAA